One segment of candidate division KSB1 bacterium DNA contains the following:
- the plsY gene encoding glycerol-3-phosphate 1-O-acyltransferase PlsY yields the protein MKIFVMILLSYLVGSFPTSIIVGKLLRGIDIREHGSGNAGGTNVFRVLGPGPGIFVMAFDVFKGFAATFWISRFAAGTLDSGLLMLMAGCAAIIGHIWTVFAGFRGGKGVGTAAGMMLALYPAALGICLLVFLLVFLLTRIVSVSSMSGAVALPIVLTIFRYVLHIPVKNSLYLFSFFAAALIIFTHRSNIKRLLNGTENRFGKKKA from the coding sequence ATGAAAATTTTCGTCATGATTTTGCTTTCTTATTTGGTCGGTTCTTTTCCGACCAGCATCATTGTCGGTAAGCTGTTGCGAGGCATCGATATTCGTGAACACGGCAGCGGCAATGCCGGCGGCACCAACGTCTTTCGCGTCCTCGGCCCCGGGCCGGGCATTTTCGTGATGGCTTTCGATGTCTTTAAGGGATTTGCCGCCACGTTTTGGATATCGAGGTTCGCCGCGGGAACGCTCGATTCCGGTCTGCTTATGCTGATGGCCGGTTGTGCGGCCATCATCGGTCACATTTGGACGGTCTTTGCCGGCTTTCGCGGCGGCAAAGGCGTCGGCACTGCAGCCGGCATGATGCTGGCGCTCTATCCGGCGGCTTTGGGCATCTGTCTGCTCGTTTTCCTGCTCGTCTTTTTGCTGACGCGCATTGTCTCTGTTTCCTCGATGAGCGGCGCCGTAGCCCTGCCGATTGTGCTGACGATTTTCCGCTACGTCCTCCATATACCCGTCAAGAATTCGCTGTATCTCTTTAGTTTTTTTGCCGCCGCGCTGATCATCTTTACGCATCGCTCGAACATCAAGCGGCTATTGAACGGCACTGAGAATCGTTTCGGAAAAAAGAAGGCGTGA